In Hyalangium gracile, the following are encoded in one genomic region:
- a CDS encoding CarD family transcriptional regulator, producing MPEGLQLAVGDRVVYPNQGVCLVSAIDVKEVAGQKLTFVTMRREEDGAVVMVPQAKVQTIGVRKVATPEEVEEIYSFLRSDSDKADLDWKQRARTNLDRMTQGGILGLAEVVKGLQVLSELRPLPTKERELYDNARHLLVSEVAAALNIPEVNAEDSIDIVLFPPGRERPKRTVAEFKPRGEDDEDLGLDGGLLGLDGELDLPPDEEEAPPEEEESSGEEAASEDEEEAPKATKKKTAKAEGEPAAAEAGAEGEPPKRKRGRPPKPKPEGEAAAAPAVPKKRGRPPKPKPEGEAAVPAAPKKRGRPPKKKPEGETE from the coding sequence ATGCCAGAAGGACTTCAGCTCGCGGTCGGTGACCGGGTGGTGTACCCGAACCAGGGGGTCTGCCTCGTCTCGGCCATCGACGTGAAGGAGGTGGCCGGTCAGAAGCTGACCTTCGTCACCATGCGCCGGGAGGAAGACGGCGCGGTGGTGATGGTGCCACAGGCCAAGGTGCAGACCATTGGCGTGCGCAAGGTGGCCACGCCCGAGGAGGTGGAGGAGATCTACTCCTTCCTGCGCTCGGACAGCGACAAGGCGGACCTGGACTGGAAGCAGCGCGCCCGCACGAACCTGGACCGGATGACCCAGGGCGGCATCCTCGGCCTGGCCGAGGTGGTCAAGGGCCTGCAGGTGCTCAGCGAGCTGCGGCCGCTGCCCACCAAGGAGCGCGAGCTCTACGACAACGCGCGCCACCTGCTGGTGTCCGAGGTCGCCGCCGCGCTCAACATCCCCGAGGTGAACGCCGAGGACTCGATCGACATCGTCCTCTTCCCGCCGGGCCGCGAGCGGCCCAAGCGCACCGTGGCCGAGTTCAAGCCGCGCGGGGAGGATGACGAGGACCTGGGGCTGGACGGCGGGCTGCTGGGGCTGGACGGCGAGCTGGATCTGCCTCCGGACGAGGAGGAGGCCCCGCCCGAGGAGGAGGAGTCCTCTGGCGAGGAAGCCGCCTCCGAGGACGAGGAGGAGGCGCCCAAGGCCACCAAGAAGAAGACGGCCAAGGCGGAGGGCGAGCCGGCCGCCGCCGAGGCGGGCGCGGAGGGTGAGCCTCCGAAGCGCAAGCGAGGCCGTCCGCCCAAGCCGAAGCCCGAGGGTGAGGCCGCGGCGGCGCCCGCGGTGCCGAAGAAGCGGGGCCGTCCGCCCAAGCCGAAGCCCGAGGGTGAGGCCGCGGTGCCGGCGGCGCCGAAGAAGCGGGGCCGTCCGCCGAAGAAGAAGCCCGAGGGTGAGACCGAGTAG